One Ruficoccus amylovorans genomic window carries:
- the trxB gene encoding thioredoxin-disulfide reductase has product MENVIIIGTGCAGLTAAIYAARANLEPLVIEGTQPGGQLTTTSEVENFPGFPEGIDGYTLTDNIRKQAARFGAKFASDVIGSVELKGDVKILKSSGKTYETRTLIIATGARPRLLGIPGEQEMYGGKGVTTCATCDGAFYRGMEVIVVGGGDSACEEALFLTRFASKVTILHRRDEFRASKIMADRTLAHDKIEVRWNTVPEEVLADESGNMRAVRVKDVKSGAVSEIEAKGFFIAIGHIPNTAFLGDEIPTDEDGYIVSNHASGVHTEIEGVYVAGDCSDHVYRQAITAAGMGCRAAISAERYLTDKFGVGA; this is encoded by the coding sequence ATGGAAAACGTCATCATCATCGGGACCGGCTGCGCCGGCCTGACCGCCGCCATTTACGCCGCCCGTGCCAACCTGGAGCCGCTCGTGATTGAGGGCACCCAGCCCGGCGGCCAGCTCACCACCACCTCCGAGGTGGAAAACTTTCCCGGCTTCCCCGAGGGGATCGACGGCTACACCCTGACCGATAACATCCGCAAACAAGCCGCCCGCTTTGGGGCGAAGTTTGCCAGCGACGTGATCGGGTCCGTCGAACTCAAGGGCGACGTAAAAATCCTCAAGTCCTCCGGCAAGACCTACGAGACCCGTACGCTCATCATCGCCACTGGCGCCCGCCCGCGCCTGCTCGGCATCCCCGGCGAACAGGAGATGTACGGCGGCAAGGGCGTTACCACCTGTGCCACCTGCGACGGTGCCTTCTACCGGGGCATGGAGGTGATCGTGGTTGGCGGTGGTGACTCGGCCTGTGAAGAGGCACTTTTCCTCACCCGTTTCGCCAGCAAGGTCACCATCCTGCACCGCCGCGACGAGTTCCGCGCCTCCAAGATCATGGCCGATCGCACCCTCGCCCACGACAAGATCGAGGTCCGCTGGAACACGGTCCCCGAGGAAGTCCTCGCGGATGAGTCCGGCAACATGCGCGCCGTGCGCGTCAAGGACGTCAAAAGCGGCGCAGTCTCCGAGATCGAGGCCAAGGGCTTCTTTATCGCCATCGGGCACATCCCCAACACGGCATTCCTGGGCGACGAAATCCCCACCGACGAAGACGGCTACATCGTCTCCAACCACGCCAGCGGCGTGCACACCGAGATCGAGGGCGTCTATGTCGCCGGTGATTGCTCGGACCACGTTTACCGCCAGGCCATCACCGCCGCCGGGATGGGCTGCCGCGCCGCCATCTCCGCCGAGCGCTACCTGACGGACAAGTTCGGCGTCGGCGCGTAA